A window from Branchiostoma lanceolatum isolate klBraLanc5 chromosome 9, klBraLanc5.hap2, whole genome shotgun sequence encodes these proteins:
- the LOC136441530 gene encoding golgin subfamily A member 1-like isoform X2, translating to MFAKLKQKLAEEEGSKVMPPAEGRKSFGTPGHASPVGHAGRATNAGAGMSPSSSQTDLTKAVTKDATKEEVLSMLIRRTDQVKRLEAKLNEYISSLKEVTKAKDKLQLALENTQDSMAKKIQDMNESYQVERSKMAENMNLALEKKDKEVQDMIEAVEKEKADLQKQVLDAAAATAKLYQKEEDKEELEGFQTQELAKVKHMLLNSQEELNKCQAELQQTSEKVSSLETQAAEDGRRAQQVEAEVTRLKEELEAVKNERDTCKLENKKLDELARTVEDNHSSLEDNLQSLNKQLQECETQLEEKDNKIQHLQEKVSTLNRRQDQEDMSGDEKLQALVDERKQLELRLEEARQQLTDIKSTWSEKINSLELQIANLNTKMADDSAELTRTEKEVESQRAAFQKKVSELEAKLRESEKQAADNERLANERQEQIDHQKSQHDTEMIRAQQLSADTQRHLQDKVNSLEQKVTELETAREFDKTNSQHKLTQLENLKEEYLEKELEVEHQMSRLEEEKEQLKLEVSRHEKENLQLAHALEDAKILSEDLKKQMSSRDEELSFLREQVTEMGATTSETEEQMRDVSKERDHLRYLVSSLELENNVIPDLQQRLEDLELQTDRQQATIRDQETTITSLGETLAVREAELAEAQEQWRSLEDAAETERRRREDTKDVCVSTADDEEGREEDPKVLELRKEVLDLVEQLADKNKTIKMQQQRLGDLKKTLQRELKITPVDGDTPELRDLPKERDLPPLPPGAAAGAAMATVKPFPSHPNLGMPDPLMPAIMDIDENEINFRYLKHVVLRFVASRDHEAYQLVRAVSMLLKFTPEEERMVKDMIQYKMSWFGTKPTAVIRPSVISASPNPRGLPPNFS from the exons ATGTTTGCCAAACTGAAGCAGAAGCTAGCGGAGGAggaagggtcaaaggtcatgccTCCTGCCGAGGGTCGTAAAAGCTTTGGAACCCCAGGCCATGCCTCTCCGGTTGGGCATGCTGGGAGAGCGACCAACGCTGGGGCCGGGATGTCCCCCAGTAGCAGCCAGACAGACTTGACAAAGGCTGTG ACCAAGGATGCCACAAAGGAGGAAGTTCTGTCTATGCTGATCAGGAGAACAGATCAAGTCAAGAGACTAGAAGCCAAACTCAACG AGTACATATCATCACTGAAGGAAGTGACAAAGGCAAAAGACAAACTTCAACTGGCActggaaaacacacaagacA GTATGGCAAAAAAGATCCAGGATATGAATGAAAGCTACCAGGTTGAGCGCTCCAAAATGGCAGAAAACATGAACTTAGCTTTAGAGAAAAAAGATAAG GAGGTCCAAGACATGATTGAAGCAGTTGAAAAG GAGAAGGCAGATCTGCAGAAGCAGGTTTTGGATGCTGCAGCAGCCACAGCTAAGCTGTACCAGAAGGAGGAGGACAAGGAGGAACTGGAGGGGTTCCAGACTCAGGAGCTGGCCAAGGTCAAACACATG TTGCTAAACAGTCAAGAAGAACTCAACAAGTGCCAAGCAGAACTACAGCAGACGTCAGAGAAGGTCAGTAGCCTGGAAACACAGGCCGCTGAGGACGGCAGGAGAGCACAGCAGGTGGAGGCTGAAGTCACCAGGTTAAAGGAAGAGCTGGAGGCAGTGAAAAATGAAAG AGACACCTGTAAATTGGAGAATAAGAAGCTGGATGAGTTAGCCAGGACAGTAGAAGACAACCATTCTTCACTGGAGGACAATCTACAGTCTCTCAATAAACAGTTACAGGAG TGTGAAACTCAGTTGGAGGAGAAGGATAATAAAATCCAACACCTTCAGGAGAAAGTGTCGACGTTAAACAGGAGACAGGACCAAGAGGACATGTCTGGGGATGAGAAACTACAGGCTCTCGTTGACGAG aGAAAACAGCTGGAACTGAGACTAGAGGAGGCTCGACAGCAGCTGACAGACATCAAGAGTACCTGGAGCGAGAAAATCAACAGCCTTGAACTGCAG attgCCAACCTGAATACCAAGATGGCAGATGACAGTGCAGAGTTGACAAGAACTGAGAAAGAAGTAGAATCACAAAGAGCAGCTTTCCAAAAGAAG gtgtcAGAGTTGGAAGCTAAACTACGGGAGTCAGAAAAGCAGGCAGCAGACAATGAAAGATTAGCCAATGAGAGACAAGAACAGATTGACCATCAG AAATCACAACATGACACAGAGATGATCAGGGCCCAACAACTGTCTGCCGACACACAGAGGCACCTACAGGACAAGGTCAACTCTCTGGAGCAGAAGGTCACAGAACTGGAGACAGCCAGGGAGTTCGACAAGACCAACTCACAACACAAACTG ACCCAGTTAGAGAACCTGAAAGAAGAGTACCTGGAGAAAGAGCTGGAGGTAGAACATCAGATGAGCAGGttggaggaggagaaagaacaACTCAAG CTGGAGGTAAGCAGACATGAGAAGGAGAACCTACAGCTGGCTCACGCTCTGGAGGATGCCAAGATTCTGTCAGAAGACCTGAAAAAACAA atGTCATCAAGGGATGAAGAATTGTCTTTTCTTAGAGAACAGGTTACGGAAATGGGAGCCACAACAAGTGAGACTGAGGAACAGATGAGAGATGTTTCAAAAG AACGTGACCACCTGCGTTACCTGGTGTCCAGTCTGGAGCTGGAGAATAACGTGATCCCTGACCTGCAGCAGCGGCTGGAGGACCTGGAACTGCAGACTGACCGGCAGCAGGCCACCATCAGGGACCAGGAGACCACCATCACATCCCTGGGGGAGACACTCGCTGTCAGGGAGGCAGAACTGGCTGAAGCACAGGAACAG TGGAGAAGTCTGGAAGATGCTGCAGAGACAGAAAGGAGGAGAAGAGAAGACACGAAGGATGTCTGTGTGTCCACAGCAGACGATGAGGAGGGGAGGGAAGAAGATCCCAAG GTTCTAGAATTAAGAAAAGAAGTATTAGATCTGGTGGAACAGCTAGCTGATAAAAACAAG ACAATAAAGATGCAGCAACAAAGATTAGGAGATCTGAAGAAAACTCTTCAGAGGGAATTG AAAATCACTCCAGTAGATGGTGATACACCCGAACTCCGTGACCTTCCAAAGGAGCGAGACCTGCCACCCTTACCTCCGGGCGCGGCAGCTGgagctgccatggcaacggtcaagCCATTCCCGTCCCACCCTAACCTGGGCATGCCCGACCCCCTCATGCCTGCCATCATGGACATAGACGAGAACGAGATCAACTTCAGGTACCTCAAACATGTGGTCCTGAGGTTTGTGGCCAGTAGAGACCATGAG GCGTACCAGCTGGTGAGAGCCGTGTCCATGCTGCTCAAGTTCACTCCTGAGGAGGAGAGGATGGTCAAGGACATGATCCAGTACAAG atgTCGTGGTTTGGAACAAAACCAACAGCTGTCATCAGACCGTCTGTCATCTCTGCCTCTCCCAACCCCAGGGGTCTGCCACCCAACTTTTCATAG
- the LOC136441530 gene encoding golgin subfamily A member 1-like isoform X1 yields MFAKLKQKLAEEEGSKVMPPAEGRKSFGTPGHASPVGHAGRATNAGAGMSPSSSQTDLTKAVTKDATKEEVLSMLIRRTDQVKRLEAKLNEYISSLKEVTKAKDKLQLALENTQDSMAKKIQDMNESYQVERSKMAENMNLALEKKDKEVQDMIEAVEKEKADLQKQVLDAAAATAKLYQKEEDKEELEGFQTQELAKVKHMLLNSQEELNKCQAELQQTSEKVSSLETQAAEDGRRAQQVEAEVTRLKEELEAVKNERDTCKLENKKLDELARTVEDNHSSLEDNLQSLNKQLQEQVANYSGLQRVHNELKDDYDALKRTNDVFKHKCETQLEEKDNKIQHLQEKVSTLNRRQDQEDMSGDEKLQALVDERKQLELRLEEARQQLTDIKSTWSEKINSLELQIANLNTKMADDSAELTRTEKEVESQRAAFQKKVSELEAKLRESEKQAADNERLANERQEQIDHQKSQHDTEMIRAQQLSADTQRHLQDKVNSLEQKVTELETAREFDKTNSQHKLTQLENLKEEYLEKELEVEHQMSRLEEEKEQLKLEVSRHEKENLQLAHALEDAKILSEDLKKQMSSRDEELSFLREQVTEMGATTSETEEQMRDVSKERDHLRYLVSSLELENNVIPDLQQRLEDLELQTDRQQATIRDQETTITSLGETLAVREAELAEAQEQWRSLEDAAETERRRREDTKDVCVSTADDEEGREEDPKVLELRKEVLDLVEQLADKNKTIKMQQQRLGDLKKTLQRELKITPVDGDTPELRDLPKERDLPPLPPGAAAGAAMATVKPFPSHPNLGMPDPLMPAIMDIDENEINFRYLKHVVLRFVASRDHEAYQLVRAVSMLLKFTPEEERMVKDMIQYKMSWFGTKPTAVIRPSVISASPNPRGLPPNFS; encoded by the exons ATGTTTGCCAAACTGAAGCAGAAGCTAGCGGAGGAggaagggtcaaaggtcatgccTCCTGCCGAGGGTCGTAAAAGCTTTGGAACCCCAGGCCATGCCTCTCCGGTTGGGCATGCTGGGAGAGCGACCAACGCTGGGGCCGGGATGTCCCCCAGTAGCAGCCAGACAGACTTGACAAAGGCTGTG ACCAAGGATGCCACAAAGGAGGAAGTTCTGTCTATGCTGATCAGGAGAACAGATCAAGTCAAGAGACTAGAAGCCAAACTCAACG AGTACATATCATCACTGAAGGAAGTGACAAAGGCAAAAGACAAACTTCAACTGGCActggaaaacacacaagacA GTATGGCAAAAAAGATCCAGGATATGAATGAAAGCTACCAGGTTGAGCGCTCCAAAATGGCAGAAAACATGAACTTAGCTTTAGAGAAAAAAGATAAG GAGGTCCAAGACATGATTGAAGCAGTTGAAAAG GAGAAGGCAGATCTGCAGAAGCAGGTTTTGGATGCTGCAGCAGCCACAGCTAAGCTGTACCAGAAGGAGGAGGACAAGGAGGAACTGGAGGGGTTCCAGACTCAGGAGCTGGCCAAGGTCAAACACATG TTGCTAAACAGTCAAGAAGAACTCAACAAGTGCCAAGCAGAACTACAGCAGACGTCAGAGAAGGTCAGTAGCCTGGAAACACAGGCCGCTGAGGACGGCAGGAGAGCACAGCAGGTGGAGGCTGAAGTCACCAGGTTAAAGGAAGAGCTGGAGGCAGTGAAAAATGAAAG AGACACCTGTAAATTGGAGAATAAGAAGCTGGATGAGTTAGCCAGGACAGTAGAAGACAACCATTCTTCACTGGAGGACAATCTACAGTCTCTCAATAAACAGTTACAGGAG CAAGTAGCCAACTACTCGGGTCTACAGCGAGTACACAATGAGCTCAAAGACGACTACGATGCTCTTAAGAGAACTAATgacgttttcaaacataag TGTGAAACTCAGTTGGAGGAGAAGGATAATAAAATCCAACACCTTCAGGAGAAAGTGTCGACGTTAAACAGGAGACAGGACCAAGAGGACATGTCTGGGGATGAGAAACTACAGGCTCTCGTTGACGAG aGAAAACAGCTGGAACTGAGACTAGAGGAGGCTCGACAGCAGCTGACAGACATCAAGAGTACCTGGAGCGAGAAAATCAACAGCCTTGAACTGCAG attgCCAACCTGAATACCAAGATGGCAGATGACAGTGCAGAGTTGACAAGAACTGAGAAAGAAGTAGAATCACAAAGAGCAGCTTTCCAAAAGAAG gtgtcAGAGTTGGAAGCTAAACTACGGGAGTCAGAAAAGCAGGCAGCAGACAATGAAAGATTAGCCAATGAGAGACAAGAACAGATTGACCATCAG AAATCACAACATGACACAGAGATGATCAGGGCCCAACAACTGTCTGCCGACACACAGAGGCACCTACAGGACAAGGTCAACTCTCTGGAGCAGAAGGTCACAGAACTGGAGACAGCCAGGGAGTTCGACAAGACCAACTCACAACACAAACTG ACCCAGTTAGAGAACCTGAAAGAAGAGTACCTGGAGAAAGAGCTGGAGGTAGAACATCAGATGAGCAGGttggaggaggagaaagaacaACTCAAG CTGGAGGTAAGCAGACATGAGAAGGAGAACCTACAGCTGGCTCACGCTCTGGAGGATGCCAAGATTCTGTCAGAAGACCTGAAAAAACAA atGTCATCAAGGGATGAAGAATTGTCTTTTCTTAGAGAACAGGTTACGGAAATGGGAGCCACAACAAGTGAGACTGAGGAACAGATGAGAGATGTTTCAAAAG AACGTGACCACCTGCGTTACCTGGTGTCCAGTCTGGAGCTGGAGAATAACGTGATCCCTGACCTGCAGCAGCGGCTGGAGGACCTGGAACTGCAGACTGACCGGCAGCAGGCCACCATCAGGGACCAGGAGACCACCATCACATCCCTGGGGGAGACACTCGCTGTCAGGGAGGCAGAACTGGCTGAAGCACAGGAACAG TGGAGAAGTCTGGAAGATGCTGCAGAGACAGAAAGGAGGAGAAGAGAAGACACGAAGGATGTCTGTGTGTCCACAGCAGACGATGAGGAGGGGAGGGAAGAAGATCCCAAG GTTCTAGAATTAAGAAAAGAAGTATTAGATCTGGTGGAACAGCTAGCTGATAAAAACAAG ACAATAAAGATGCAGCAACAAAGATTAGGAGATCTGAAGAAAACTCTTCAGAGGGAATTG AAAATCACTCCAGTAGATGGTGATACACCCGAACTCCGTGACCTTCCAAAGGAGCGAGACCTGCCACCCTTACCTCCGGGCGCGGCAGCTGgagctgccatggcaacggtcaagCCATTCCCGTCCCACCCTAACCTGGGCATGCCCGACCCCCTCATGCCTGCCATCATGGACATAGACGAGAACGAGATCAACTTCAGGTACCTCAAACATGTGGTCCTGAGGTTTGTGGCCAGTAGAGACCATGAG GCGTACCAGCTGGTGAGAGCCGTGTCCATGCTGCTCAAGTTCACTCCTGAGGAGGAGAGGATGGTCAAGGACATGATCCAGTACAAG atgTCGTGGTTTGGAACAAAACCAACAGCTGTCATCAGACCGTCTGTCATCTCTGCCTCTCCCAACCCCAGGGGTCTGCCACCCAACTTTTCATAG
- the LOC136441857 gene encoding FK506-binding protein-like translates to MVTMDDTPMTVTTTPSEVAMATAPPPEDAVTHPTRWESPDQSFAKYILEKGKGIETPNLGATCVVQIIPLVSEGLEQGLVGYPMYEENEITLGEGDTEISAVLDACFETMQAAEVCEVEVAKETVGLGSGDDFLRFQLELKDLTRKEDPWHQGSDEILSLATHLKNKGTECFKAAKIRPAIRRYSRALKLLVLLGKDIPEDQKAVYINLRVACYQNLAACQIKLSQHDFVIKNCSKALLLDSGLVKALYRRGCSYTAVNEFEKARQDLQRALEIEPANKATIEQLKVLEKKSKAQDEKYAKAMAKMFGGPAK, encoded by the coding sequence ATGGTAACAATGGATGACACACCCATGACTGTCACCACCACGCCGAGtgaggttgccatggcaacagcaccGCCCCCAGAAGACGCCGTGACACACCCAACAAGATGGGAGTCTCCCGACCAGTCCTTTGCAAAGTACATTCTAGAAAAAGGCAAAGGAATCGAAACACCCAACCTAGGTGCAACCTGTGTTGTCCAGATCATACCTTTAGTTAGCGAGGGTCTGGAACAAGGGCTTGTTGGGTACCCAATGTATGAAGAGAATGAGATAACCTTAGGTGAAGGGGATACAGAGATTTCTGCGGTCCTGGATGCCTGTTTTGAGACTATGCAGGCTGCTGAGGTTTGTGAAGTGGAGGTGGCTAAGGAAACGGTCGGACTGGGGTCTGGTGACGATTTCCTCAGGTTCCAGTTGGAGCTGAAAGACTTAACCCGCAAAGAAGACCCCTGGCATCAGGGATCGGACGAGATACTATCCCTAGCCACTCACCTCAAGAACAAGGGAACGGAATGCTTCAAAGCAGCAAAGATCCGTCCCGCCATTCGCCGTTATTCCCGAGCACTCAAACTTCTCGTCCTGTTAGGGAAGGATATTCCTGAAGACCAGAAGGCAGTGTACATCAACCTGAGAGTAGCGTGCTATCAGAACTTAGCGGCATGCCAGATCAAGCTGAGTCAGCATGACTTTGTGATTAAGAACTGTAGTAAGGCGCTGTTACTAGACTCTGGTCTAGTGAAGGCACTGTACAGAAGAGGTTGTTCGTACACGGCTGTAAACGAGTTCGAGAAGGCAAGACAGGACTTGCAGAGGGCACTTGAGATTGAACCAGCAAACAAAGCAACAATCGAACAATTAAAAGTACTGGAGAAAAAGTCAAAAGCCCAGGATGAAAAGTATGCCAAAGCCATGGCCAAGATGTTTGGTGGGCCAGCGAAATAA